A DNA window from Streptomyces sp. 71268 contains the following coding sequences:
- a CDS encoding CGNR zinc finger domain-containing protein, whose protein sequence is MCAAFPDFRLGSVLATSFTGTLSERHGDAVERIPTPHRLVDWLAVYGLAVDSCTPAQLDLARELRESIHAAATAVATDGALPPSAVQVINDRSAQGRATAVLTPDGQRRWRLGSASGVEDALGVIAADAISVTAGERDGRLALCASPTCRAAFFDTSRSRTRRWCDMNTCGNRQKKARFQANRRKDADSAR, encoded by the coding sequence ATGTGTGCCGCGTTCCCTGACTTCCGCCTCGGCAGCGTGCTCGCCACCAGCTTCACGGGGACCCTGTCGGAGCGTCACGGCGACGCCGTGGAGCGCATCCCCACGCCGCACCGGTTGGTCGACTGGCTGGCGGTGTACGGACTCGCGGTGGACTCCTGCACCCCCGCCCAGCTCGACCTCGCCCGGGAGCTGCGGGAGTCGATCCACGCCGCCGCGACGGCGGTCGCGACCGACGGCGCCCTCCCCCCGTCCGCCGTCCAGGTCATCAACGACCGCAGCGCGCAGGGCCGGGCCACGGCGGTCCTGACGCCCGATGGTCAACGCCGATGGCGGCTCGGCTCGGCGTCCGGCGTGGAGGACGCCCTCGGCGTGATCGCCGCCGACGCGATCAGCGTCACCGCGGGCGAACGCGACGGAAGGCTGGCCCTGTGCGCCTCGCCCACCTGCCGGGCCGCCTTCTTCGACACCAGCCGAAGCCGCACCCGCAGGTGGTGCGACATGAACACGTGCGGGAACCGCCAGAAGAAGGCGCGCTTCCAGGCCAACCGGCGCAAGGACGCCGACTCGGCGAGGTGA
- a CDS encoding VOC family protein, which produces MIAKLQCTVIDCPDPTAMAGFYGAILGWQRNTDDPDWVTLTSPNGQQFAFQRVADYHPPRWPDPAHPPRFHLDLEVETREDVERAQREVEALGATLVHDTGGARAGFRVFTDPVGHPFCLCYGQGLGPEAAS; this is translated from the coding sequence ATGATCGCGAAACTCCAGTGCACCGTCATCGACTGCCCCGACCCCACGGCCATGGCGGGGTTCTACGGCGCCATCCTCGGCTGGCAGCGCAACACCGACGACCCCGACTGGGTCACCCTCACCTCCCCCAACGGCCAGCAGTTCGCCTTCCAACGCGTCGCGGACTACCACCCACCGCGCTGGCCCGACCCGGCCCACCCGCCGCGCTTCCACCTGGACCTGGAGGTGGAGACCCGGGAGGACGTGGAGCGGGCCCAGCGCGAGGTGGAGGCGCTGGGCGCCACCCTCGTCCACGACACGGGCGGCGCCCGCGCCGGCTTCCGCGTCTTCACCGACCCGGTGGGCCACCCCTTCTGCCTGTGCTACGGGCAGGGCCTGGGCCCCGAAGCGGCGTCCTGA
- a CDS encoding epoxide hydrolase family protein: protein MPPPTSDVRAFTAHATDADLEELRARLAAARLPEAETVHGAAPGPGRWGQGVPLADLVDVVNYWRTGYDWRSFEERLNRIGQFRTVIDGLGIHFLHRRSPRADSTPLILTHGWPGSVAEFAHVVDELAEPAGADAPAFHVVAPSLPGFGYSDKPTTTGWGTEKIAAAWVELMGRLGYRTFLAHGGDWGGNVTTVLGGRFPAHVLGIHSTFAQAPPGVTTDGLTPVERAWAEETRQFWRHRAAYAKQQATRPQTIGYSLVDSPVGLLAWILDKFAEWSDTGDSPFETISRDRVLDDVTLYWLTRTGASAARIYYESHASLDPELRVDVPSAITMYPRDVEKCPRPWAQERYRHLVRWRTPESGGHFPSLEVPEYFVQDLREGLAAVLSARR, encoded by the coding sequence ATGCCCCCGCCCACCAGCGACGTACGGGCCTTCACGGCCCACGCGACCGACGCCGACCTCGAAGAGCTGCGCGCACGGCTCGCCGCTGCGCGGCTGCCGGAGGCCGAGACGGTCCACGGCGCCGCGCCCGGCCCCGGCCGATGGGGACAGGGCGTACCGCTCGCCGACCTCGTCGACGTCGTGAACTACTGGCGCACCGGGTACGACTGGCGGTCGTTCGAGGAGCGCCTGAACCGGATCGGCCAGTTCCGCACGGTCATCGACGGCCTGGGGATCCACTTCCTGCACCGCCGCTCCCCGCGCGCGGACTCCACCCCGCTGATCCTGACGCACGGCTGGCCGGGCAGCGTGGCCGAGTTCGCCCACGTCGTGGACGAGTTGGCGGAGCCGGCCGGTGCGGACGCGCCGGCGTTCCACGTGGTGGCCCCGTCGCTGCCGGGCTTCGGATACAGCGACAAGCCGACCACCACCGGATGGGGGACCGAGAAGATCGCCGCCGCCTGGGTGGAGCTGATGGGCAGGCTCGGCTACCGGACGTTCCTGGCCCACGGCGGCGACTGGGGCGGCAACGTCACCACGGTCCTCGGCGGCAGGTTCCCGGCGCACGTCCTCGGCATCCATTCCACTTTCGCGCAGGCCCCGCCCGGGGTGACGACGGACGGGCTGACGCCGGTCGAGCGCGCGTGGGCCGAGGAGACTCGCCAGTTCTGGCGCCACCGCGCGGCGTACGCGAAGCAGCAGGCGACCCGACCGCAGACCATCGGCTACTCGCTCGTCGACTCGCCGGTCGGGCTGCTCGCCTGGATTCTCGACAAGTTCGCCGAGTGGTCGGACACCGGGGACAGCCCCTTCGAGACGATCTCCCGGGACCGCGTCCTCGACGACGTCACCCTGTACTGGCTGACGCGGACCGGCGCGTCGGCGGCCCGCATCTACTACGAGAGCCACGCCTCGCTGGACCCCGAACTCCGGGTCGACGTCCCGTCGGCGATCACCATGTACCCGCGCGACGTGGAGAAGTGCCCGCGCCCCTGGGCCCAGGAGCGCTACCGGCACCTCGTCCGCTGGCGGACACCCGAAAGCGGGGGGCACTTCCCGTCCCTTGAGGTCCCCGAGTACTTCGTCCAGGACCTGCGAGAGGGCCTCGCGGCGGTGCTGTCCGCCCGTCGGTGA